GCTTTCTGGCAGCCTGATACTCACGGGATGTGATAACAAGGCATCCCAACAAGGTGGCCACCCAGGCGGTGCGCCGGAAGTGGGTATTGTCACGATAAAATCACAATCACTGAACATTACTACTGAACTTCCTGGCCGTACCAGTGCCTACCGTATTGCTGAAGTCCGTCCTCAGGTGAGTGGAATTATCCTGAAACGGAATTTTGTCGAAGGCAGTGACGTTAAAGTCGGCACATCACTGTATCAAATCGATCCTGCTACCTATCAGGCTCAATATAACAATGCCAAAGCAGCACTGGCGCAGGCGAATGCCAATGCAGAAATCGCGCAATTAACGGTTAACCGCTATAAACCGCTGGTCGGCACGAACTATGTCAGCAAGCAGGATTATGACCAGGCTTTGGCAACAGCACGCCAGACACAGGCAGCCGTTGAAGCAGCCAAAGCCAGCCTGGACAGTGCACAGATCAACCTGAACTACACCCGTGTGACCGCCCCCATTAGTGGCCGCGTCGGGAAATCCACGGTAACGGAAGGCGCGTTGGTTTCCAGCGCACAAACCACAGCGTTGACGACCATCCAACAGCTCGACCCGATTTACGTCGATGTGACGCAATCCACCAATGACTTCCTGCGTCTGAAAAAAGAACTGGAGAATGGCTCGCTGAAACAAACCGAAGGTAAAGCCAGCGTACAGTTAACGCTGGATAACGGCATTCGCTATAGCCAAAACGGTACGCTGGAGTTTTCTGATGTGACCGTGGATGAAACCACTGGTTCTATCACTTTGCGCGCCGTGTTCCCTAATCCGGATCACACCCTGCTGCCAGGAATGTTTGTGCGTGCTCAAATGGATTCCGGTGTAAACCCGGATGCCATTTTAGTTCCGCAGCAAGGCGTTAGCCGCACACCACGCGGTGATGCCGCTGTTATGGTGGTCGGCGATGGCGACAAAGTCGAAGTACGTCCTGTTGTGACCGGCCAGGCAATTGGTGACAAATGGCTGATAACATCCGGCGTCAAATCGGGTGATCGCATCATCGTCACCGGGCTGCAAAAAATCAGACCGGGTATGCAGGTGAAAACGCAGGAAGTGACTGCCGGTAATGCGCAGCAGCAGGCGCAGCCTCAACCCGCCAAGTCTTAACAGGAGCCGGTAATCCATGGCCAAGTTTTTCATAGATCGCCCGATTTTTGCCTGGGTCATCGCCATTATGGTGATGCTCACCGGGCTGCTGGCAATACTTAAATTGCCAATTGCCCAGTACCCGACGATTGCCCCGCCTGCTGTGCAGATTACGGCAAACTATCCGGGTGCTGATGCAAAAACCCTGCAAGATACTGTGACGCAAGTTATTGAACAGAACATGAACGGCCTCGACAAATTGCTGTACATGTCCTCGAACAGTGACTCATCAGGCACAGTGCAAATCACGCTGACATTTGATGCGGATGCCAACCCGGATATCGCGCAGGTTCAGGTACAAAACAAATTGCAGCTGGCCATGCCGCTGCTGCCGCAAGAAGTGCAACAGCAAGGGGTTAGCGTACAGAAATCAAGCAGTAGCTTCCTGATGGTGCTCGGTTTCATCAGCGATGATGACAACATGACTCAACAGGACATCGCTGACTTCGTAGGCTCCAGCCTCAAAGATCCTATCAGCCGTGTGCGTGGGGTCGGTGATACCCAGTTGTTCGGCTCTCAGTACGCCATGCGCGTCTGGCTGGATCCGGACAAACTGAACAATTACCAGTTGACAACCAGCGATGTCGTCTCGGCTATTCAGGTGCAAAACAACCAGATAGCCGCAGGCCAGTTGGGAGGAACACCACCAGTTCCGGGTCAAAAACTCAATGCTTCAATCATTGCGCAGACTCGCCTAAACTCACCAGAACAGTTTGGCAACATCCTGTTGAAGGTGAATCAGGATGGCTCTCAGGTTCGCCTGAAAAATGTCGCACGCATCGAATTAGGCGGAGAGAGTTACAGCGTTATCGCCCGTTATAATGGACGCCCGGCAGCCGGTCTCGGGATTAAACTTGCCACCGGTGCCAACGCCCTGGATACCGCCTCGGCGGTCAAGGCGGAAATCAACAAACTGCAATCCACCTTTCCGAGTGGAATGAAGGTGGTCTACCCTTATGACACCACTCCATTCGTGAAAATTTCTATTTACGAAGTGGTAAAAACGCTGCTCGAAGCTATCGTGCTGGTGTTTGTGGTGATGTACCTGTTCTTGCAGAATTTCCGCGCAACGCTTATTCCCACCATTGCCGTGCCGGTGGTCTTACTCGGGACATTCTCCATTCTTTCCACGTTTGGTTACTCCATTAACACCTTAACCATGTTTGCAATGGTGCTGGCCATCGGCCTGCTGGTGGATGATGCCATTGTGGTGGTGGAAAACGTTGAGCGTGTGATGGCCGAGGAAGGCTTATCCCCCAAAGAAGCAACACGCAAATCGATGGGGCAAATTCAGGGCGCGCTGGTTGGTATCGCACTGGTACTGTCAGCGGTATTCGTCCCGATGGCGTTCTCCGGCGGCTCTACTGGTGCCATTTACCGCCAGTTCTCCGTCACCATTGTCTCTGCCATGGTGCTGTCCGTTCTGGTTGCGTTAATCCTGACGCCAGCGCTTTGTGCCACTATTCTCAAACCGATGGCGCATCACAGTGGCGAGAGGAAAGGATTCTTCGGCTGGTTTAACCGCTTGTTTGAGAAAAGCGCCCATCACTACACAGACAGTGTTGCCAATATTCTGCGCAGCACCGGCCGATATCTGGTGGTGTACCTGATTATCGTTGTGGGATTAGGGTTTATGTTCAGCCGCGTGCCTAGTTCCTTCCTGCCGCAGGAAGATCAGGGCGTGCTGCTGACGATGGTGCAGCTACCTGTTGGTGGCACTCAGGAAAGTACCCAGAAGGTACTCGACCAAGTTAATGACTATTACCTGAAAAACGAGAAAGACAATGTCAAATCGGTCTTTACCGTCAACGGGTTTGGTTTCGCTGGCCGCGGTCAAAACATGGGGATTGCGTTTGCCAGCCTGAAAGACTGGGATGAGCGCCATGGTGCAGGTAACAAAGTTGAGGCGATTATCGGCCGGGCATTTGGGGCGTTTTCCCAAATAAAAGAGGCCATGGTTATTCCTTTCAACATCCCGGCGATTGTTGAACTTGGAACGGCCAGTGGTTTCGACTTCCAGTTGATTGACCAAAACAACCTGGGTCACGAAAAACTGATGGCGGCCCGTAATCAGTTACTGGGAATGATAGCTCAGCATCCCGACACGCTGGTGCGTGTTCGTCCAAACGGGATGGAAGATACGCCGCAATACCGTATTGATATCGACCAGGAAAAAGCGGAATCACTGGGTGTGTCTATTTCCACCATTAACGCCACGCTCTCTACGGCGCTGGGTGGTAGCTACATCAACGACTTTATTGATCGTGGTCGGGTGAAAAAAGTGTACGTTCAGGCTGAAGCACGGTTCCGTATGCTGCCTACCGATATCCAGAAATGGTATGTCCGCGGTACATCGGGTCAAATGGTGCCCTTCTCTGCTTTTGCCTCTGCCCGCTGGGAATATGGTTCACCACGTCTGGAACGCTATAACGGTTTACCTGCTGTAGAACTGGTGGGTGAAGCCGCGCCTGGCAAAAGTACCGGTGAAGCGATGGCGTTAATGGAACAGCTTGCGTCCCAATTGCCACCAGGCATCGGTTTTGACTGGACGGGCATGTCCTATCAGGAGCGGCTGTCAGGTAATCAGGCACCGGCATTGCTGATTATCTCAGGGATTGTCGTCTTCCTGTGCCTGGCAGCACTGTATGAGAGTTGGTCAATTCCCTTCTCCGTCATGCTGGTTGTTCCTCTTGGGGTATTTGGTGCCGTCATGGCAGCCGGTATCCGCGAGCTGGAAAATGACGTCTATTTCAAAGTGGGGTTGCTGACAACCATAGGTTTATCGGCAAAGAATGCCATTTTGATTGTTGAGTTTGCTAAAGACTTGATTGAAAAAGAAGGTAAAGGGCTGATTGAAGCGACTCTGGATGCCGTTCGCATGCGTTTGCGACCAATCCTGATGACCTCTCTGGCCTTTATTCTCGGTGTGGTGCCATTGGTTATCAGTACCGGAGCGGGCTCTGGCGCACAAAATGCCGTCGGTACCGGCGTAATGGGTGGGATGATCACCGCAACGGTGCTGGCTATCTACTTTGTACCGTTGTTCTTTGTGGTCGTCAGCCGTCGTTTCAGCAAGAAAAAAGACGCTGAAAAGTCACTGCATGATAAGACACCGGTCAGTCATCCGTAACGTCTACCCGTCATCTCTTCAGCCAAAGGCCGCTCTCGCGGCCTTTTTTTTGGCTACCGCACATCACACGCAGCAATACCCGTACAAGTCATAACGTTGCACATTAGGATAAAAAAGCGCATCATATGATATGTTATAACATATCAAAATGGAGATTATCATGAAAGCGGGTATCCATCCCAACTACCGCACAGTGCTGTTTCACGATACCAGTGCTAATGTGTTTTACAAAATTGGCTCAACCATCCAAACAGAGCGACATTACGAATACGAGGGGCAGACCTATCCCTATGTCACGATTGATGTCTCTTCTGCCTCACACCCTTATTACACCGGCAAGCAAAAAGAGTATGCCAAAGAAGGCAGTACAGCGCGCTTCCAGCAGCGCTTTGGCCGTTTCCTGAAATCCTAATACGAGTATCCAGCCATGCAGGTATTAAGCTCCCTTCGCAGTGCTAAAATGCGCCATAAAGACTGCTTCGTCGTGAAACGGCGTGGGCGCATCTATGTGATTTGTAAAACCAACCCCCGATTTAATGCAGTACAGGGAAGAAAAAAAAAGAAACGTTAATTATTATTTATTCCGTCATTATCAGAGGG
This sequence is a window from Dickeya aquatica. Protein-coding genes within it:
- a CDS encoding efflux RND transporter periplasmic adaptor subunit; this translates as MNKNRRLTPLAAMLMLSGSLILTGCDNKASQQGGHPGGAPEVGIVTIKSQSLNITTELPGRTSAYRIAEVRPQVSGIILKRNFVEGSDVKVGTSLYQIDPATYQAQYNNAKAALAQANANAEIAQLTVNRYKPLVGTNYVSKQDYDQALATARQTQAAVEAAKASLDSAQINLNYTRVTAPISGRVGKSTVTEGALVSSAQTTALTTIQQLDPIYVDVTQSTNDFLRLKKELENGSLKQTEGKASVQLTLDNGIRYSQNGTLEFSDVTVDETTGSITLRAVFPNPDHTLLPGMFVRAQMDSGVNPDAILVPQQGVSRTPRGDAAVMVVGDGDKVEVRPVVTGQAIGDKWLITSGVKSGDRIIVTGLQKIRPGMQVKTQEVTAGNAQQQAQPQPAKS
- a CDS encoding efflux RND transporter permease subunit; translated protein: MAKFFIDRPIFAWVIAIMVMLTGLLAILKLPIAQYPTIAPPAVQITANYPGADAKTLQDTVTQVIEQNMNGLDKLLYMSSNSDSSGTVQITLTFDADANPDIAQVQVQNKLQLAMPLLPQEVQQQGVSVQKSSSSFLMVLGFISDDDNMTQQDIADFVGSSLKDPISRVRGVGDTQLFGSQYAMRVWLDPDKLNNYQLTTSDVVSAIQVQNNQIAAGQLGGTPPVPGQKLNASIIAQTRLNSPEQFGNILLKVNQDGSQVRLKNVARIELGGESYSVIARYNGRPAAGLGIKLATGANALDTASAVKAEINKLQSTFPSGMKVVYPYDTTPFVKISIYEVVKTLLEAIVLVFVVMYLFLQNFRATLIPTIAVPVVLLGTFSILSTFGYSINTLTMFAMVLAIGLLVDDAIVVVENVERVMAEEGLSPKEATRKSMGQIQGALVGIALVLSAVFVPMAFSGGSTGAIYRQFSVTIVSAMVLSVLVALILTPALCATILKPMAHHSGERKGFFGWFNRLFEKSAHHYTDSVANILRSTGRYLVVYLIIVVGLGFMFSRVPSSFLPQEDQGVLLTMVQLPVGGTQESTQKVLDQVNDYYLKNEKDNVKSVFTVNGFGFAGRGQNMGIAFASLKDWDERHGAGNKVEAIIGRAFGAFSQIKEAMVIPFNIPAIVELGTASGFDFQLIDQNNLGHEKLMAARNQLLGMIAQHPDTLVRVRPNGMEDTPQYRIDIDQEKAESLGVSISTINATLSTALGGSYINDFIDRGRVKKVYVQAEARFRMLPTDIQKWYVRGTSGQMVPFSAFASARWEYGSPRLERYNGLPAVELVGEAAPGKSTGEAMALMEQLASQLPPGIGFDWTGMSYQERLSGNQAPALLIISGIVVFLCLAALYESWSIPFSVMLVVPLGVFGAVMAAGIRELENDVYFKVGLLTTIGLSAKNAILIVEFAKDLIEKEGKGLIEATLDAVRMRLRPILMTSLAFILGVVPLVISTGAGSGAQNAVGTGVMGGMITATVLAIYFVPLFFVVVSRRFSKKKDAEKSLHDKTPVSHP
- a CDS encoding type B 50S ribosomal protein L31, giving the protein MKAGIHPNYRTVLFHDTSANVFYKIGSTIQTERHYEYEGQTYPYVTIDVSSASHPYYTGKQKEYAKEGSTARFQQRFGRFLKS
- the ykgO gene encoding type B 50S ribosomal protein L36, producing MQVLSSLRSAKMRHKDCFVVKRRGRIYVICKTNPRFNAVQGRKKKKR